The window TGAATAAACAGAAATAACGCAGACGAAAAGGCCTCGTTTTTAGGCGGCGATAAGGGTTTTCCGGCGGGCTCCGCAATTCATGCGAGCATTTTTTGAGCACATCAAGTTTTGCAACTAGCGATGACGTACACTTTGTTACCTTTTCTGACAAAAAATAATAGCGCAGAAAAGCATAGCCTAATTTGGACGCTTGGAAAGGAAAACGGAGATTTTTTATCTAACGTGGCGAAGAGCCCTGAAAATGAACAGGCTCAGCGGAGAATAAGGGCGGAGACAAGTGTCTCCCGCCCTTAAACATCATCATTTCACTCTGGAATTAACCCAGCCAAACCCTCGCGTTACGGAACATCCTCATCCAGGCGCCATCCTCACTCCAAGCGGAAGGACGCCAGGAGTTAGCAACGGCGCGGAACACTCTTTCTGGATGCGGCATCATAACAGTGATACGCCCATCATCATTACACACCGAGGTAATGCCCAGCGGAGAGCCGTTAGGGTTAAACGGATGCGACATGGTGGGTCGGCCATAGTTATCCACAAACCGCAGCGCCACATTTTTCTGAGCCATTAAAGCCGATGCGCCTTCAGGATTCACTTCCGCCAGACCCTCTCCGTGCGCCACTGCGATAGGCATCATGGAGCCGACCATACCTTGGAACAGTATGGACGGAGAGTCCAACACTTCCACCATGGCAACACGAGCTTCGTACTGTTCAGAGCGGTTACGCACAAAGCGCGGCCAGGAATCTGCGCCTGGAATCAGCTCTTTCAGGTTGGAAATCATCTGACAACCGTTACAGACGCCCAGTGCGAAGGTGTCTTTGCGATGGAAAAACGCCTCGAACTGCTCTCTTGCACGAGCATTAAACAGAATGGATTTAGCCCATCCCTCACCCGCGCCCAACACGTCGCCAAATGAGAAGCCGCCGCACGCAGCCAAGGCTTTGAACTGGCTCAGAGAGACAGTGCCGGACAGGATATCGCTCATATGCACGTCAACCGCGCTGAAGCCCGCTCTATCGAACGCCGCCGCCATTTCAGCCTGACTATTAACGCCCTGCTCTCGCAGGACCACAATTTTTGGCTTGGCGCCGCGATTAACGAAAGGCGCAGCAATATCTTCGTTGACGTCGTAAGTAAGCTTGGCGCTCAAGCCCGGATCGTTATCATCATCAATGGCGGCAAACTCTTCGGCCGCGCATTCGCTGTTATCCCGCATGGCCTGCATACGGTAGCTGGTCTCGGCCCAGATCTTTTGCAACACCGCCCGGCTATAGCCAAGAACGGTTCCTCCTTCATGCTGGAATTTAACTGATTGATCCGCATGAGGTTCGCCCAATACAACAACATGATCCGCCAATCCCGCATCAGCAAAACAGGCCTTCACATCCTCAACATGCTCTTCGGATACCTGCACTACAGCGCCGAGCTCTTCATTAAACAACTCGCGCGCAATATGAGTACGATCCTTTACCAAACCGTCAAAGCAAATAGTCATACCGCAGCGGCTGGCGAACGCCATTTCACATAAGGTTGTGAAAACACCACCGTCGGAACGGTCATGATAAGCTTTGAGTTTGCCTTCGCTGTTCAGCTTCTGGATGCAAGCGAAAAAGGCCGCTAACTCTTCAGGGTTATCCAAATCTGGAGCCACTGCGCCGACGGAACGATAGACCTGCGCCAACGCAGAACCGCCCAGTCGATTCTTACCTGCACCCAAGTCTATAAGTAACAGCTTGGATGGCGCGGACAAATCCATTTGCGGCGTCAATGTCTTGCGTACATCCTCAACCGGCGCGAAACCACTGACTATCAGAGACAGAGGCGCAGTCATGGACTTCTGCTTTTCGCCCTCCTCCCATACCGTCTTCATGGACATGGAGTCTTTGCCCACAGGAATAGTGATGCCTAATTTAGGACACAGCTCCATACCTACCGCTTTGACCGTTTCGAACAAAGCTTCGTCTTCGCCGGGATGTCCGGCTGCAGCCATCCAGTTCGCAGACAGTTTAATGTCTGATAGCTTTTCTATTTTTGCAGCGGCGAGGTTAGTAATCGTCTCACCTACCGCCATACGACCGGACGAAGGAGGGTCAATCAACGCAATCGGCGTTCTTTCGCCCATCGCCATCGCTTCACCGCGATAGGTGTCAAAACTTGCAGTCGTCACCGCCACATCGGAAACCGGCGCCTGCCATGGGCCAACCATCTGGTCTCTGGAAACCATCCCCGTCACAGAGCGGTCGCCGATGGTGATTAAAAAGCTCTTGGACGCGACGCTGGGCAACCGGAGAATTCTCTCCGCCGCCTCTTTGAGATCCAGGGCAGTGGAATCAAAAATGGGCTTAGTGAAGCTCTTCCGCTCTATTGTGCGATGCATTTTTGGCGGCTTGCCAAACAGAACCGACATTGGAAGATCCACCGGACTGTTCGCAAAATATTCGTCAGAGACTTGAATCTTCAGTTCTTCCGTCGCAGAGCCTACGACTGCATATGGACAACGCTCACGTCGACAGAGCTGATCAAACAACTCCATGTCCTGCTCCGCAACCGCCATGACGTAACGCTCTTGAGACTCGTTACACCAGATTTCCAGCGGCGACATGCCAGGCTCATCGTTAGGCACATCACGCAGTTCGAACAATCCGCCGCGACCGCCATCTTTCACCAGTTCAGGCAACGCGTTGGACAACCCGCCCGCGCCAACGTCATGGATAAACAGAATCGGGTTGTCATCCCCCAGCTGCCAGCAGCGATCGATCACTTCCTGACAACGTCTCTCCATTTCCGGGTTATCCCGTTGTACAGAGGCGAAGTCGAGATCCTCCTGGCCAGCGCCGCTGTCCATAGAAGACGCGGCTCCACCACCCAGACCGATCAACATTGCAGGGCCACCCAATACGATCAGCTTGGCGTCGACAGGAATATCTTTCTTTTCCACATGGGAAGCGCGAATGTTGCCCATGCCGCCAGCGATCATGATCGGCTTGTGGTAACCCCGCCATTCAATACCGTTCACGCCAGGCACCTGTTCTTCATAGGTACGGAAGTATCCACACAACGCCGGCCGGCCAAACTCATTGTTAAACGCCGCACCGCCAATGGGACCATCCAGCATGATTTGCAAAGCGGACACAATTCGTTCCGGTTTGCCGTAATCGCCTTCCCATGGCTGCCTGTAGCCAGGAATATTAAGGTTGGAAACGGTGAAGCCGGTCAGGCCAGCCTTGGGCTTGGCGCCAATACCAGTAGCGCCTTCATCGCGAATTTCTCCACCGGACCCCGTTGAAGCGCCGGCGAAGGGAGAAATAGCTGTTGGGTGGTTGTGAGTCTCCACCTTCATAAGGATATGGATATCTTCAACGTTATATCCATAAACCTTGGTTCGGTGATCAGGGAAGAAACGCCCTCCCTGACCGCCTTTAATTACTGCTGCGTTATCTCTATAGGCGGAGAGCACGTCTTCGCCGCCCTGCTCATAAGTGTTGCGAATCAT is drawn from Hahella sp. KA22 and contains these coding sequences:
- the purL gene encoding phosphoribosylformylglycinamidine synthase encodes the protein MFELRGAPALSPFRREKLLKNIQEQAPEVQSVYAEYMHFVDLEGDLSADQRTVLDRLLQYGPQGQSEMPSGTLFLVVPRPGTISPWSSKATDIAHNCGLTAIRRIERGVAYHVGSSEQLSSERRAAIAAILHDRMTQSVFHEIAGAELLFAHAEPKPMTTVDILADGRDALAGANRSMGLALAEDEIDYLTSAFTELGRNPTDVELMMFAQANSEHCRHKIFNATWEIDGEAQSHSLFGMIRNTYEQGGEDVLSAYRDNAAVIKGGQGGRFFPDHRTKVYGYNVEDIHILMKVETHNHPTAISPFAGASTGSGGEIRDEGATGIGAKPKAGLTGFTVSNLNIPGYRQPWEGDYGKPERIVSALQIMLDGPIGGAAFNNEFGRPALCGYFRTYEEQVPGVNGIEWRGYHKPIMIAGGMGNIRASHVEKKDIPVDAKLIVLGGPAMLIGLGGGAASSMDSGAGQEDLDFASVQRDNPEMERRCQEVIDRCWQLGDDNPILFIHDVGAGGLSNALPELVKDGGRGGLFELRDVPNDEPGMSPLEIWCNESQERYVMAVAEQDMELFDQLCRRERCPYAVVGSATEELKIQVSDEYFANSPVDLPMSVLFGKPPKMHRTIERKSFTKPIFDSTALDLKEAAERILRLPSVASKSFLITIGDRSVTGMVSRDQMVGPWQAPVSDVAVTTASFDTYRGEAMAMGERTPIALIDPPSSGRMAVGETITNLAAAKIEKLSDIKLSANWMAAAGHPGEDEALFETVKAVGMELCPKLGITIPVGKDSMSMKTVWEEGEKQKSMTAPLSLIVSGFAPVEDVRKTLTPQMDLSAPSKLLLIDLGAGKNRLGGSALAQVYRSVGAVAPDLDNPEELAAFFACIQKLNSEGKLKAYHDRSDGGVFTTLCEMAFASRCGMTICFDGLVKDRTHIARELFNEELGAVVQVSEEHVEDVKACFADAGLADHVVVLGEPHADQSVKFQHEGGTVLGYSRAVLQKIWAETSYRMQAMRDNSECAAEEFAAIDDDNDPGLSAKLTYDVNEDIAAPFVNRGAKPKIVVLREQGVNSQAEMAAAFDRAGFSAVDVHMSDILSGTVSLSQFKALAACGGFSFGDVLGAGEGWAKSILFNARAREQFEAFFHRKDTFALGVCNGCQMISNLKELIPGADSWPRFVRNRSEQYEARVAMVEVLDSPSILFQGMVGSMMPIAVAHGEGLAEVNPEGASALMAQKNVALRFVDNYGRPTMSHPFNPNGSPLGITSVCNDDGRITVMMPHPERVFRAVANSWRPSAWSEDGAWMRMFRNARVWLG